The Nicotiana tabacum cultivar K326 chromosome 1, ASM71507v2, whole genome shotgun sequence genome segment ATATTTTGGACgaaaacctcgtcactacttttctgAGGTTTAtcaagatacttattgagtacatgagttcggttgtactcatactacacttttaaacctcgcgtgcagattttggagctgagtaGTCGTGGAAGACGAAGCCTTGCATCGGAGACGTACCAACATTCCAGATTCAAGCTACcccttgttcatggtagtttaggacttcttttatacttatgtaaacttcaaataaatgttgtatttattctttttattagCTTCGTACATCTAAATCATAATAGCTCGTGACTTgtattaccagtccttggggCAGTTGTATTGAATTCTTTTGCAGTTTTAGTAAtaatattgatgatttctcattaTTGTAGTGACTTatattgtttggcttacctagcgggttgagttaggtgccatcatgacttagtgaaattttgggtcatgacaaaaccaaagctaggcaagacactAACTCATTCCAGAATAAGTTCAACAATCCGATACCGCTTTTCCTTAGAAATTTCCCTCAAGACGATCAAAATCCAATTATATATTTTCTAAAGAAGTGaaataatgcaaaagaaaataTCTCCAATTAATAAATGTTCAATCTTTGATGAaatatcaaaagtcaacaaaaagttaATCCGAGCCTACATGGTCTAAATCCGAAACCAAGACAAAATCCAGATGATCCATTCTCCTAAGTCTAAATATATATTAGTatatccgacctcaaattgaggtccaaattaTCAAAATTAGCTCACTTAAGTTCAAACCGAAAACCCAAGTTCTCCATATTAAAAATCCTAGATTTAGGGTGAAAATGtatggaaaaattatagaaataaatCAAAATCAAGTTAAAATTACTAACCTTAGAAGTAAGAACTCTTTAAAAGTTGGCTCTACTCAAAGTCTAGATcgcaaaaatgaaagaaaataggaTAAAACTCGAAGTCACTTAGCCTTACCAGCCCTCAAATGTTGTAGGTGCGAGAAAAGCCTTGTAGAAGCTATCGCAGGTACGACAACACCTTCGCAAATGTGGCCCCTGCATCCGCGACAAAAGACCTGGAGATGCGATCATCCCAGATGCAGCTCCGCACCTGCACAACTTaccatcgcagatgcgacaaGTCGCAGGCTCCCCTTACTCGTAGATGCGAGCCAGTCTTCTGCAAAATCGGCCTCGCACTTGCGCACCTGATAATCGCAGGTGCGATATGAGCAGTACAGTAACAATAAATCACATCCAAAAAAGCCCGAAACCAATCCGAAACTCATGcgaacccctcgggaccccatccaattatCCTAAGAAATTTATATACCTAACAGGAACTTGTCTGAAGGCTCAAAGcacaaaaaataacatcaaacaaggATTCAAGCATCAATCCAAGAATTTCAAAGGTTATAGcgttcaaatttctaactttcgacAAGAAGCACAAAATTGACAGGTCATCTgagatccaaaccaaacatacgtataAGACCAAAACCCTCATACAAAGCTAATGTAACTATCAAATCACCAAtccaaggttgtttactcaaaagtcaaccatTGGTTAACTCCAACAACTTAAAGTTTCCGAAATACGAATTCTTCTTCCAAAATTCTCCCAAACCTCTCGGTAATCAAAACCATCCACAGATGCAAGTGATAAAACATTAAATGTACCTACTCAATGTCTCGAATCACGAAACGGAATgttagaactcaaaacgaccgatcgggtcattacaagtcAGATGGGAATGTGTTAGGACTCGATAACAGGGACTTGTTCAAGCTCAATGTCTGACCTGATGTACCAATGAGGATGTCGTTGAAGTGGTTGAAAGCTAATTCTTGTACATTCTCAACTGTGATTGAGTCAAACTCCCTTTATGCTGCTCACTTCACTCTCCATCTCCCACTGTTAATCTCAGTTGTCACAGGCCACAAgatgaaaacctattttcatttTACAAGAACAGTGAATTATTCACCTCTTTAGTGACTTGGATCACATTATCTACAACTTTTGATCGCTTGTCCTCCAGCTATGTTGCTTGCTGTGGGTGTTAGTCCATGGAGATGGTTTACGCTCATATCAATTTACACAACTCTCTAAATTGGACTAAGAAATAAGACTTTCCCAGTCAGAACTCTCCTTCATGAGTTACTGAAGAGAATGCAATCAGATCAGTAAAGTAATTTTATTCAAGCTGATCAGTTCAGTTGGTCATTTACAGGCAAAATATTACTTCTAGGTAGGAACTTTGAAATGGCTACTACCCTAGATAGAATTTACTAAACTATACGTACAGCTATTCCCTTCTTTTAAATGGAAAATATATGTAAAGAAACAAAGAgatgagaagaaaagaaaggaaaacctTCGGATGAACTAAATTATATTCACACTATGGGAAACAAGCCTATGAAAAAAAGAGTATAGGATGTCCCAGATCAAAAATACAAGGGAAAATCACTAAAGAAAATTTCAGCGACAATATAGATTTATACTACATTAAACACATTTTGTTGTAGCCAAGCTTTTGGTCGCTTGAGTATATGATGTTCATCCCTCAGACATGATCACAGTCTAGTTTAGTGGCTTATCTGTGTTACATACTTTCTTTAGCACGATGCAGACttatttgttgtatctcttctcTTCCCAAGTTGTATTCTAGCAGTTTCTCCTATGGAATAAGACAAGAAGCATTTATTACTCCTTGTCCGAACCCTTTAAGATAATAGATAAACACTAATATGATTAAGGCTATTAAATGTCTTTCTTAAAGGGTGTGCAAGAATGTTAATATAGACCTAGCTCGATTACCTGAGGTCGTATCGATGTTAACTCACCTACTGTCAAGCTTGGTAGCAAGTTATTTGCAGAAGCTTCAGGTCTTACTCTCCCGTTTCAAGCAGAATCTCAGGATGTATAGCAGCGTTGTTAACATTTAGAACTCTCTGTAGCTTTCTGTGGTCAAATATTTCCACTTGTACTGAGAACATTGAACTTACAGGCCGATGATCTGATAGTCTTAGTTCTGCTCGCTTGTAGAGGAGCTGTTTTATACCATTTCCAAACCAGAGTATACGATCACACCTGCATGATGCGAAGAAATAATCGTCAGTTCAATTATCCACCAACTGGGAAAAAAAGTAGTCAGTTCAATGTTCATCATTAGCTAAAGTTGTTCATTCTTTTCACTTACCATGCTGGTGatctcttcttttccccttctcTTGGAATTTCTCCATTGTATCTATCACTGTTGATTTCATACTTGTAAGTTGGAGCAAAGTTAATCAACCCTTCCTTCCAACCAGCAAAGACATGTCCATTTCGGAGTTCTTTGCTTAACTGTCCATATGATGAAATACTGTTTGTTACTGCAACTTTGCATAAAAATCAAACTATCCATAGTATGACTACTACCGCCAACCACAAGTTAAAGGTTAATCCCTCTCAACAAAATTGAATCATCTAACCTTTAAGATTTCCCTTCTGAAAATGATTCAGTTggttttaatgatttttatttacGACTAGACTCACCTGATCACTATTGAGAAGTTCATTCCATTGCTTATTGGCGATAAGCTTCCGTACTTCAGTATCTACCATACTGATTCGATAATTTAAATCTCCAAACCAGAATATCTGACTGTAGATATAAAAGAAAGGTCATATGTATTAATATAACCTCTTAACAGTTTGAAATGGTAAATGCAACTTTCATTACAGCTctagttttatttttttctaaataaCAGTAGTTTTGGATATTCAATATGAATATTTTTTGTGTAACAATTAAGCCAGTCTGCTAGTGGTATTGTCTGCTCTGGGCCTACGCCCTCACGATTTAAAACGTGTCACTAGGGTCTAagacttgttaacttatatacctaGCATCTCTCTTGTGTTTTGTCGATGTGAGACTCTATCTAAAGTCTAGGGTGTTACATACACCCCCTCTTATGGACTCAGCGTCCTCGCTGAGATTTGCCCCTCCTCATGAAATTCGCCTAGACTTGCCACTGAGGTTTGCCCCGCCTAACTGGGATTTGTCTAAACTTAGTTGAGCTCAGACCCACTATCGGCAAGGCTGACACAAGAGTGGCTCCAATACCATCTGTAACAAGCCAacccactagtgatattgtccgctttggacCTAGGTATCAGAGTCACTCTTGTGTCAGACTTGCCGATAGCGAGTCACAGTTCAACTGAATTGCGGCAAATCCCAGTTAGGCGGGGCAAACCTTAGTGCTGAGCCTAGGTGATTGAGTCCATAAGAGGGAGTATATGTAGCACCCCACACTTTAGACAGAGTCCCACattgggtatataagttaacaaacCATAGACCCTACTGACGCATTTTAAACCTGTAAGGGCCTAGGCCCAGAGCGAACAATATCATTAGCGGGCTGGGCTGTTACATCTTGTCCCATTTTTCCAAAATATTGCATCTATTTAGCTCAATACTTTTTGAGCTTTGCCAATTCagaaattttcttctttttctttcagaTTTCTAACTCGTACATGGACAAGCAATTTTGGTACTTCACAGAGGCACTGACTATTTGCCGAATTAACATCTCTAAAGAGGAAATACTGAAATGGTCATTGATTCACTCTAAAATTATTATCAGCAAATTTGGAACATAATCACTTGTACATTCTTGTGAATAGAATAACCAAAAACTTATCTGATTTTATGTCTTTTTTCTTCTGTGCGTGCATGATAAAATTAAAGCTCATGTTATATCAGTAAGCATGAAAACTGTCTTCAAAATTTTTGTATTCAAacagtcaactcttccaacagTGCGCAAGTACAAATAAAACTGCTCTTTCTTCTGTGAAGAGAAGAGCCATGTGTCTATATAAGAAATAATATATACCCGAGAAAATGATGTCAACTTGAATACTTACTCATGAGATGGAATTGTTTGTGGTTCATCTGCATCTGTGTCAAATATGGATGAGAAACGAGTACGCCTCATGATTTCATTGACATCAGTGTTACGCCTTTGCTCAGCTCCATCCTTTTGACCAGATGACAAATGAGAACAAACAAAGCATAGCCATGACTGGAAAAGAGACATGCTCACAGAAACAGATCCCTGTATAGCACCATGATTAGTCAGTTGTTATTTGTATTCAAAGAGGATAGCTTTGATTGGATTATGAATCATTTAGATTTATCAATTTCAACAAGTGTCAACAGATATCTGTTGCTCTTGTTTTTTCGCCCCTGGAAATATTAACTTCCCAAGAGGTCGGAAAAAGAGACAGGGGGGAAGCTAAAAAACTAAGAGCCGGATTGCCTTAGCTGATTGAAATCGTTGTTGAAAAGGATCTACCAAACATCAATTTCTTCTATAAAGTTAATAGTACTTTCTAACGATTATGCTGATATGTGTGAATAACAAAATCATGCTGATATGTGTGATACAATGAATATGTGTAGACTGAAAGAAGAAGTTATACCTTATTGCCCATGTACCCCATTAGTCCAATACCAACAGAAGAGACTTGCAAGTTGTTTATGTGCCTCCTCAATCTTCTACGTACCCAAACTGATACATATATACCAACCATCTGCTTGCTGACAATACGAACATACATTGGACGTGACTTCACTGCATGATTTAGAAGTGAACTTTCTTCTTTGTTGACCTCTGGAAATTCTTCAAACAAGTCATTTTCCTCGTCAGGAGAGCCATCAGAAAGAGAATCAACAAGTACAGGTACATCTTGTTGATCCATCCACATTAATCCTAAGTTTCCTGAGCTTTGGTGCACCCTCTTTAACCCTCTGCCATCAAAAGCAAGAGGGTTGACTATGCTACCAAAACCAACTGTCGCGCAACTACTCAAGACTCTCCTCAACTTGAAACTAGAAGAAAGAACTTGAGGTGTTGCATCAAGTGAACGTTCAGGCCAATCAAATCTACTATCACACTCAGTGCCATAGAAATGTATACTCTTTCCTAGGTTGTTTTCACGAAACGAAGTTGTGTCCAGTGATGCATCTGCCATCATATCCAGCGCAGGAGTATCAACCATATCAACAATTATGTCAGCAGCAGAAGAAGTCCTTAAAACTGGAGATGGTGGAGCACTATAACTCTTGATCTTAGGTTCAGGTTTTTGTGTCCTGTTTAATGTTCTTCGGATGATGGCTTCCCATTTTGGAACTTGTCTTCTATTTTCTGCTCCCAGTACATTTCCAGCACTCAGTGGGACCACCTCTTGGAAGCTGTAACCAGATGCAATTTAGGTTTGAACTCATTTCTGTAATCTAATTTTTCAAATAGATGGATTACACTTGAGCAGCAAATAGAGTTACCCAAGAATATAGATATCTGCAGGTTCTTGCATATGAATCCATTCATCAATGTCTAGATCCTCATCTGGAAGTCTTCCAGCCACATTCCAAGTACCTACTGTAACTCTGCAGAAAATCAGGGCTTATGTAAATCAACTCCAATTTGATTTCAGGTCCCAAAAGAAATGCAAACTAACCTCACATCTTTCTTGTTAATATACTCAACTCTCAACGTTTCTGATTTCCCTCTCCTGTGTCTTGGTTTCCCTGAGCAATACAATTCAGTTTGAGTCTGGCATTCATTAAGCTTCCCCGGTTTTCTATGTCCGTGATCTTCAAGCACCCTTTCATCTTTGAGAGAGCAAGCTGGAATTTCGGAACAAAACAACTAATCAAGCCTAGAACAAACAAACACCAAGAAAAAGATTTTCATGAATAATTTGGATACCATCATCCTCACTCTCCATTTCAGTGTCAACTTCATCTTCACTAAAATCATACACTTTAGGAGCAATATTCAGCCATTTCTTCATCACAATGGAGGGCCAAAAGGCCTGCACCATACAATTGCCTCAGTTTACCATTGAAAGGAAATAAACATAGTCAACAGACCATGAAAAAAATACCTGAGATCTCCTTCCTCTTCTGGCTTTCATTAGCATACCACAAATGAACAAAGGTGAAAAATAAAGGCAGTGTCAATATTTGTTGCCAAGAATGCCAACCGTGGCACAAAGGGTTAGACTGTTTGCAAGTGTTGTTGGAGTTTTATAGTATTTATTTAAGCAGGTTGTCAATGGTCTGAGTTCTTTCCCCGGATGccaaatacaaataaaattcttAGTAAGAACAAATGGAAACGACAGAAAGTATTAACAGATATATGCTGTACTCAActtgtatttaaaaaaaaaaagaaaaaagaaatcttGAATGGTCCTCATTTGAAAACTGAAGTAaacacaaattaaaaaaatatataaaatattcagGGAAGTAATTGTCAATCACAAGAAATCTCCAGAAACTAGAACTTGACTAATGCTTGCTCTCCTAATAAGTCGCAAATATAAGCCATTGACACCAATTGTTTAGGACAGATTTTATACTACTAAAATATTCCAAATGCAAATCAGCTGCTTTATTGCATGGTTATAACTAcaagacaaaagttacaaaattcagAATCATACTGACCATATTTatggatatatatttttttttaaaagattagGATCTAGTAAAAGAAAAGGTAGTTGATCTCTTGTTTAAATAAGGCCATATTCTAATCCAATGTTGAGTGATCAAGCTACAGATCTTGGCTCCTCACTGCACCTAGAGCTAAAATTAGCTTGACCAACCAATGATAGTTAAGCtgcctaccccccccccccaaaaaaataaaaaaaaaataaaaaataaaatagtgaCTAATTTAGGGCTAGTTCTATGAGTTTAACCTAATTCTGGGTCATGTTAAGAAGAGCTGATCCAATACCTTGAACCAATTGCTTTTAACTCAAGCAATATAGAATACAAAAACAACTAAACTATAAACCTATAAATGGATATGTACTTGAACTTATTAACTCTAAATCCTAGATTTGTCTATGTCCCGCCACGTAGCTCCTTCCTGGCCCTAACCAGAAaacatttttaaaaaagaatttcaATTCTTTTTAGTCAATTTGCTAAGTGAAGCTCTGAGtgataatgaaaaaaaaaaactaaaacatgGATTAAGAATTGCAACTTGTAGAGAAAAGACACCGCCTGACTTGCAGAACTAAAGATAAGCCGTTAAATCATTGACTTCATAGCCAAGATTCCAAGACCCCACGACCAAAAATAAGTGGTTACCTTcttatgaaaggaaaaaaaacgaAGAAGAAATTCTTAGTCTAATATTCAATGCGTCATTACCCATTTAAAATATTAGCGTTTCCATTGAAACAACTGTAGCGTTATAGACTGGACAGTATATAGTACAAATAAACATACGTTCAtacataaaaattacataaatatgtAGGATAAAGTTTTGCATGGGGGATGGTAATTCACTAACTAATCACGATTCACAACCCATGAACAAAGGGATTAAATTGACAAGAGATGAATCATGAAATGAGGTTGGGGGGCTTAGTGTTGAAGTGAATGAAAACTAAGCAAATTTAGAGTTCTAATACTATGCGACTTTTTTTCCTCTACCTAAGTCGTTTTAtaggtaaaattatttaatattttcgtGGTATAGTATATAATAAATATGTAGTGAAATAATCAAGATAATGATCATATAATaccatcatgaaaagaaaattgtATATATTTATATGGGTTGTGGGACCAAAACAAAGGG includes the following:
- the LOC107788594 gene encoding type I inositol polyphosphate 5-phosphatase 2; protein product: MLMKARRGRRSQAFWPSIVMKKWLNIAPKVYDFSEDEVDTEMESEDDACSLKDERVLEDHGHRKPGKLNECQTQTELYCSGKPRHRRGKSETLRVEYINKKDVRVTVGTWNVAGRLPDEDLDIDEWIHMQEPADIYILGFQEVVPLSAGNVLGAENRRQVPKWEAIIRRTLNRTQKPEPKIKSYSAPPSPVLRTSSAADIIVDMVDTPALDMMADASLDTTSFRENNLGKSIHFYGTECDSRFDWPERSLDATPQVLSSSFKLRRVLSSCATVGFGSIVNPLAFDGRGLKRVHQSSGNLGLMWMDQQDVPVLVDSLSDGSPDEENDLFEEFPEVNKEESSLLNHAVKSRPMYVRIVSKQMVGIYVSVWVRRRLRRHINNLQVSSVGIGLMGYMGNKGSVSVSMSLFQSWLCFVCSHLSSGQKDGAEQRRNTDVNEIMRRTRFSSIFDTDADEPQTIPSHDQIFWFGDLNYRISMVDTEVRKLIANKQWNELLNSDQLSKELRNGHVFAGWKEGLINFAPTYKYEINSDRYNGEIPREGEKKRSPAWCDRILWFGNGIKQLLYKRAELRLSDHRPVSSMFSVQVEIFDHRKLQRVLNVNNAAIHPEILLETGE